ATGAAATTATCGCACATTACGTAAATGGCAAGTATTTCGGTTATGGTTTCAATTACGGCTATATAGGCGACGGGATAGGCGATACCTGTGACAACTGTCCGGCGGTACACAATCCGGACCAGGCGGATTCAGACGGCGATGGTATAGGTAATCTGTGCGACATTAATTAAACAAAGAAAGGATAGTTCGACTCAACCATAAAGAATCAAATTAAAATTGAAAAAGGAGGGTGGAGATGCTAACACAGCGTATTATGTTTTTTCTGGCAGCGCCAATTCTTGTTATTGCGGTTCTATGCGCTCCTGCTATTACAATGGCTAATCCGGTAAACGACACTTTCACCGATATAAGCGGGCAAGGTCTGGATCCCGGGAATTTAATATTGGTTGACGAGCACGGGGGACCAAATGGCTGGGGCGATGAATCTGTCTCAGTTGCGTGGTCATATGCCTATGGTCCTAATCAGGACCTGCGAGTGAGTATAACAAATACTTCAAGCCATACTATGATGGACACGATTTTGGCCTTTGAACAAAGCGCCTTTAACTGGAAAGGCAGTACGCTTCAAGCCGATACGTGGGACGGCGTTGACGGCAGTGGCGATGCCGCTTACTGGTTTGGCAGTATTGCTCCCGGAAGTACAAGCGTGCGGTTAATCGATGTGAAGTATGGCGAGCCAGGTTATTCAGCTTTGGGACTTTTGTATAACAGTAAGGGTCTTGACGGTACGATGCCAGGCAGCAATGTAAGTATCCTTCATGCTGCTCCTGAACCAATAAGCTCAGCCCTTTTCTTAACCGGCGCAGCAATGTTAGGATTAAGACGTTTCCGGAAAACAAGGAGTTCTTAAATTCAGGCATTACCTGCGTAATACAAAAGGGTCTGGGTTAAACCAGACCCTTTTTGTTTATCATGCTACTTGAAAGTAGGCTTGATTGGCGGTATCGGTGTTAAGGGTACAGGAAGATCTTCATGTACCGGACGCCTTGAAAATCTTGGGTGGGTGTATTCCGAATTCGATTGCCCTTCAGACTCTTCAGGCGCCAGAGACTCTTCGGATGTAAACTGAGACTTTATACCTGAAACTCCTGTAAGGCTACTCCCTGGAGGCGGGATTGGTCTTGCCGGGACTTTGATACCCGGTGATTGTTTATGTGTTTGTAATGAAAGGGGCGGAGCAGACTGGACATCTTTCGGATCTCTCAATCTGATCTCAGTTTTTTTATTGCCCCTTAAAAGGATGACCCTGTCTTGTTGTATGTCGGAAATAACAAACCCGGCCAGCGAATCATTGATGGTATAAATTCCGGTTGTCTCTGAAAACGGATCGTCAATAATTGCAATTTTTTTATCTTTCCTGATTATTGTCCCGAAAAGTTTCGGCAGCTTTGCAGCGGTGACAGATGACGGGACTGTTTCTGCTGATGGTATGGGAGTCTTTGAAGAGGGCCCAACTATTGAGTCGTCAGGTTTACCGTTTAAAACTGCTTCTCCTTTGCCGACAGGGGCCTTATTTTCAATACCCGGCATGTCCGCGGGTTTTTGTGCCCATACATTATAAGACGGGTAACTCATGAAAACAGTTATCACCGGCAAGAGTATACTTATAATTAAAAGACGTCTGCGTATCATTTGTCCCCCATTTTTTTAGCCTCTGACCGGCGGTTTGTTTTATGGTCCCCTAACAACAATGGTGGCGCGGTTGAACAGATGTAGTTAATTTTATAACTTCCTGTTGAAAAAAAACAATGCGGCGAGTAACCCTGACAGAAATGTCCGGTTTTCATATTTTAATTCTTTCTGTTCAGGAAGTCTCTGTCGGCTTAGTTATTTGCTTTATGGTAAAATAATCCCTGAAAAAATAAGTATTGTTTATTTGCAAAATGTAATGATATTAATTGTCCTCTAACTTTTTAATCATGCCCTTTGATCTTTCCATCTTTGAAGAAGCCCTTCGCGCCATAGAGGAAAAAAGGGCGGACACCTTCACCTCGCTTTCCGGCTCCTCCGGCGCCCTCCTGTTCTCAATGCTGAGAGGACAGTGCCTGCTCATTTGTCCTTCTGAAGAGTCCGCGGGCGAATTTTATTCGGATGCCCTTTTCTGGTCAAAATTATTGCAGGTTGAGGTCCCTCTCTTGATCCGTCCCAAAGACAGCCCTCAGAGATTGAAAGAGTTGACCGAGCTTTATACACGCAACAGAGGCAAGGTCATCTCCTCTGTTGACGCGGCTCTTTCACCAATATGGGGCAGGAAAGAATTCCCCCTTTTCACGATCACAAAAGGAGTGATCATTGAGCGTGATAATATTATCCTGAACCTTCAGAAGCAGGGCTACCACATCGTCCCGGTTGTGACCGGCGAGGGTGAGATGAGCATCAGGGGAGGCATCCTCGACATATTCCCGCCTGATGAAGAGGATCCAGTGCGAATAGAATTTTTCGGCGATGAGGTGGAATCTCTCCGGCATTTTGATCTCGACACACAGTTGTCCCTGAAAGAAATAAATGATATCGAGATCTGCCCTTCGAATGAGCCTGAGGAAGGGCCGAATCTTCTTGAGCTTTTATCGGACGGCGCTGTTGTTTTAAATGGGCCGGATGACATAAAAAAACATTGGCCCTCCTTCATTCCCTCTCCTGAGCAGCGCATCATCACTTTTACCTCTCTCCCGTTAGAGGGGGAAGGATTTTATTGCCCGGTCAAGAGCGTCACGGGATTTGGCCTTTTACCTGAAGAGAGAACGGCCATTGAGGATT
This window of the Nitrospirota bacterium genome carries:
- a CDS encoding PEP-CTERM sorting domain-containing protein, whose product is MLTQRIMFFLAAPILVIAVLCAPAITMANPVNDTFTDISGQGLDPGNLILVDEHGGPNGWGDESVSVAWSYAYGPNQDLRVSITNTSSHTMMDTILAFEQSAFNWKGSTLQADTWDGVDGSGDAAYWFGSIAPGSTSVRLIDVKYGEPGYSALGLLYNSKGLDGTMPGSNVSILHAAPEPISSALFLTGAAMLGLRRFRKTRSS